From a single Streptomyces liliifuscus genomic region:
- a CDS encoding type 2 periplasmic-binding domain-containing protein, with translation MSSTPLSRRALMRTAAVGAVALAAPVGLTACSTESGGDGVSNAGKKLAPWPAYKAFAGPKPDLAPTAEGVQPGYTSYPADLARSVSRTPGDGSTVKVMSVSFGTPPKSASSNKFWQAVEKALGVKIEYTVISQTDYQKKMATVMAGDPGELPDIINVFSGFALPREAQFVQRRAEDLTPFLSGDAVEDYPNLANIPTHAWRDMGRIGGRIYGIPLERPLPGSTLWLNEEYFEDAGMKEGWTDQDFAAVAKKGTGSKKYALGAAVGSVFGDGFHSAAHGVHARGWSVKDDGTFLPVVADERYKQMLDFQLGLRKAGSYHPDATSISQIDMIALYYNGTVGSLQDGFGGYLPKFLEKGRKYTPAPALPYSVGGTPGGIVGARRSFGYTVVKKAKKERVQLLLRILDYLAAPFGSKEWELVHYGVEGTHFTRAEDGSPEPNALGQVENNTNLPLKYLAEGPQALFVPGMPDAVKALHAWQVKTVPHAVRNASYGLQSRTYTAQGTTLETLLKDTATGIIAGRTPLSEWDATVKTWRQRGGDRMAEEFAKDHAANN, from the coding sequence ATGTCCAGTACACCGCTGTCCCGTCGTGCCCTGATGCGTACCGCTGCCGTGGGTGCTGTTGCGCTGGCTGCTCCGGTCGGTCTGACTGCCTGTTCCACGGAGTCGGGTGGTGACGGGGTGTCCAACGCGGGCAAGAAGCTCGCTCCCTGGCCCGCGTACAAGGCCTTCGCGGGGCCGAAGCCGGACCTCGCGCCCACCGCGGAGGGGGTTCAGCCCGGTTACACCTCCTACCCGGCCGATCTGGCGCGGTCGGTGTCCCGCACTCCGGGGGACGGCTCCACCGTCAAGGTGATGTCGGTGTCGTTCGGTACGCCGCCGAAGTCGGCCTCGTCCAACAAGTTCTGGCAGGCCGTGGAGAAGGCACTCGGTGTGAAGATCGAGTACACGGTCATCTCGCAGACCGACTACCAGAAGAAGATGGCCACCGTGATGGCGGGCGATCCGGGTGAACTGCCGGACATCATCAACGTCTTCTCCGGGTTCGCGCTGCCCCGCGAGGCCCAGTTCGTGCAGCGGCGTGCCGAGGACCTCACGCCGTTCCTCTCCGGGGACGCCGTCGAGGACTATCCCAACCTCGCGAACATCCCGACGCACGCCTGGCGAGACATGGGCCGGATCGGTGGCCGTATCTACGGCATTCCCCTGGAGCGGCCGCTGCCCGGATCCACCCTCTGGCTCAACGAGGAGTACTTCGAGGACGCCGGGATGAAGGAGGGGTGGACCGACCAGGACTTCGCGGCGGTCGCCAAGAAGGGGACGGGCTCGAAGAAGTACGCCCTGGGGGCCGCGGTCGGATCCGTGTTCGGGGACGGGTTCCACTCGGCGGCGCACGGTGTGCACGCCCGGGGCTGGTCGGTGAAGGACGACGGCACGTTCCTGCCGGTCGTGGCCGACGAACGGTACAAGCAGATGCTCGACTTCCAGCTCGGACTGCGCAAGGCGGGCTCCTACCACCCCGACGCGACCTCCATCTCCCAGATCGACATGATCGCGCTCTACTACAACGGGACGGTCGGCTCCCTGCAGGACGGATTCGGCGGCTATCTCCCCAAGTTCCTGGAGAAGGGCCGCAAGTACACCCCCGCGCCCGCTCTTCCGTACAGCGTGGGCGGTACGCCCGGCGGGATCGTCGGAGCGCGGCGCTCGTTCGGCTACACCGTCGTCAAGAAGGCCAAGAAGGAGCGCGTGCAGTTGTTGCTGCGCATCCTCGACTATCTCGCGGCTCCGTTCGGCAGCAAGGAGTGGGAACTCGTCCACTACGGAGTGGAGGGCACCCATTTCACCCGGGCCGAGGACGGCTCGCCCGAGCCCAACGCACTCGGCCAGGTCGAGAACAACACCAACCTGCCGCTGAAGTACCTCGCCGAAGGACCCCAGGCGCTGTTCGTGCCCGGAATGCCCGACGCGGTGAAGGCCCTGCACGCCTGGCAGGTGAAGACCGTTCCGCACGCGGTCCGCAATGCCTCGTACGGGCTGCAGTCCCGGACGTACACGGCCCAGGGGACCACCCTCGAAACGCTCCTCAAGGACACCGCCACCGGGATCATCGCGGGACGCACTCCGCTGTCCGAATGGGACGCCACCGTCAAGACCTGGCGACAGCGGGGTGGCGACAGAATGGCCGAGGAGTTCGCCAAGGACCACGCCGCCAACAACTGA
- a CDS encoding carbohydrate ABC transporter permease, translating to MSAHARPAWMEKPRPLTQAAKAVALVAVVLLVCVPFLVILSTSLASPEEVVDNGGWVLWPTEPTVQAYRDILDGGIVTHALGVSAGVTAVGTLLSLFCTVTLAYALSRPGVFGGRPVLLLVLFTFLFPPGMIPSFLLVKELGLLDSYGSLIFPVLINVFNLVVLRGFFQSIPDELYEAARLDGAGDWRVLWSVVLPLSKAALAVVGLFYAVAYWNSWFYASLYLESDHWPLQQVLRTYVVAGSGLTDAATSEGTVNAPQTVQMAVLVIATVPILLVYPFLQKYFTKGVLTGAIKS from the coding sequence GTGAGCGCCCATGCCCGTCCGGCCTGGATGGAGAAGCCCAGGCCCCTGACCCAGGCGGCGAAGGCCGTCGCGCTCGTGGCCGTCGTCCTCCTGGTCTGTGTGCCGTTCCTGGTGATCCTCTCGACCTCGCTCGCCTCGCCCGAGGAGGTCGTCGACAACGGCGGCTGGGTGCTGTGGCCCACCGAGCCGACCGTCCAGGCGTACCGCGACATCCTCGACGGCGGCATCGTCACCCACGCCCTCGGCGTCAGCGCGGGCGTGACCGCCGTCGGCACCCTGCTCAGCCTCTTCTGCACGGTCACGCTCGCCTACGCCCTGTCGCGCCCCGGTGTCTTCGGCGGCCGGCCCGTGCTGCTCCTGGTCCTGTTCACGTTCCTCTTCCCGCCCGGCATGATCCCCAGCTTCCTGCTGGTCAAGGAGCTGGGCCTGCTGGACTCGTACGGGTCGCTGATCTTCCCCGTACTGATCAACGTGTTCAACCTCGTGGTGCTGCGCGGCTTCTTCCAGTCGATACCCGACGAGTTGTACGAGGCCGCGCGGCTGGACGGGGCGGGGGACTGGCGGGTGCTGTGGTCCGTCGTGCTGCCGCTGTCCAAGGCCGCGCTCGCCGTCGTCGGTCTCTTCTACGCGGTGGCGTACTGGAACTCCTGGTTCTACGCCTCGCTGTATCTGGAGAGCGACCACTGGCCGCTTCAGCAGGTGCTGCGCACGTATGTGGTTGCCGGGTCGGGGCTCACGGACGCCGCGACCAGTGAGGGCACCGTCAATGCTCCGCAGACCGTGCAGATGGCTGTGCTGGTGATCGCCACGGTGCCGATTCTTCTGGTCTATCCGTTCCTGCAGAAGTACTTCACCAAGGGTGTGCTCACCGGGGCCATCAAGAGTTGA
- a CDS encoding ABC transporter permease, which yields MLPGLGYFLLFHYGALAGNVIAFKDYVPFDGIWGSPWVGLGNFQRMFQDAEFWDAVLNTLWIAVLQIVFYFPVPLALALLLHTLTWTTVRRFVQSVAYLPHFISWVIVVALFQQVLGDTGLVNSYLGDAGLSTVDIIGNPDAFRPLTVAQVIWKDAGWGTIIFLAALSQVDEQQYEAAAIDGAGPWRRFWHVTLPAIRPVIVLLLIMRLGDILSVGFEQMLLQRDAVGPETAEIIDTFVYYQGMVGGDYGFAAAAGLFKGVIGALLVYAANKVAHRLGEQGVYK from the coding sequence ATGCTCCCCGGGCTCGGCTACTTCCTGCTGTTCCACTACGGCGCCCTGGCCGGCAACGTCATCGCGTTCAAGGACTACGTGCCCTTCGACGGCATCTGGGGCAGTCCATGGGTGGGCCTCGGCAACTTCCAACGGATGTTCCAGGACGCCGAGTTCTGGGACGCGGTCCTCAACACCCTCTGGATCGCGGTCCTCCAGATCGTCTTCTACTTCCCCGTACCGCTCGCCCTCGCCCTGCTCCTGCACACCCTGACCTGGACCACCGTCCGCCGCTTCGTGCAGTCGGTGGCGTATCTGCCGCACTTCATCTCATGGGTGATCGTGGTCGCCCTGTTCCAGCAGGTCCTCGGCGACACGGGGCTGGTGAACAGCTACCTCGGCGACGCCGGCCTGAGCACCGTCGACATCATCGGCAACCCGGACGCCTTCAGACCGCTCACCGTCGCCCAGGTGATCTGGAAGGACGCCGGCTGGGGCACGATCATCTTCCTCGCCGCGCTCTCCCAGGTCGACGAGCAGCAGTACGAGGCCGCCGCCATCGACGGTGCCGGACCCTGGCGGCGCTTCTGGCACGTCACCCTGCCCGCCATCCGGCCGGTGATCGTGCTGCTGCTCATCATGCGGCTCGGCGACATCCTCTCCGTCGGGTTCGAGCAGATGCTGCTCCAGCGCGACGCGGTCGGCCCCGAGACCGCCGAGATCATCGACACCTTCGTCTACTACCAGGGCATGGTCGGCGGCGACTACGGATTCGCGGCCGCCGCGGGCCTGTTCAAGGGCGTGATCGGCGCCCTGCTCGTGTACGCGGCCAACAAGGTCGCCCATCGCCTCGGCGAACAGGGGGTCTACAAGTGA
- a CDS encoding MerR family transcriptional regulator encodes MGDRLRAVDLAREAGISTQQVRNYVETGILPPVERTGSGYRLFTTAHAEALRTGRALAVGHGWPTTGAIMRAVHGGDLETALAVLDESHAELHRERTELAEAIRALDTLITHETEPPDRDRGGMRIGEVADAIGVQTPVLRLWETRGLLRPTREKATGYRRYSASEARLAQIVALLRRGHHPFSTIESVLAELRTTGSPERVRAELAGRERELHLRSRSRLEGSAALHAYLQGLAKTF; translated from the coding sequence GTGGGCGACCGGCTGCGGGCCGTCGACCTCGCGCGCGAGGCGGGCATCTCGACCCAGCAGGTCCGCAACTACGTGGAGACGGGCATCCTGCCGCCCGTCGAGCGCACGGGCAGCGGCTACCGGTTGTTCACGACCGCACATGCCGAAGCGCTCAGGACCGGCCGCGCGCTGGCAGTCGGACACGGCTGGCCGACGACCGGCGCGATCATGCGTGCCGTGCACGGCGGCGACCTGGAGACCGCGCTCGCCGTACTCGACGAGAGCCACGCCGAGCTCCACCGCGAGCGCACCGAACTCGCCGAGGCCATCAGGGCTCTGGACACGCTGATCACCCACGAGACCGAGCCGCCGGACCGGGACCGTGGCGGGATGCGCATCGGTGAGGTGGCCGACGCCATCGGAGTGCAGACACCCGTACTGCGCCTGTGGGAGACACGCGGCCTGCTGCGGCCGACACGGGAGAAGGCCACCGGATACCGTCGCTACTCCGCTTCGGAAGCGCGACTGGCCCAGATCGTGGCGCTGCTGAGGCGCGGTCACCACCCCTTCTCCACCATCGAGTCGGTCCTGGCCGAACTGCGCACCACCGGCAGTCCCGAGCGCGTGCGGGCCGAACTGGCGGGCAGGGAGCGCGAGTTGCATCTGCGGAGCCGGAGCCGACTGGAGGGCTCGGCGGCTCTCCACGCGTACCTCCAGGGACTCGCGAAAACGTTTTAA
- a CDS encoding protease inhibitor codes for MPNTARWAATITLTATAVCGPLTGTALAATPSPNSLYAPSSLVLTMGHGEIKADAAPERAVTLTCAPTASGTHPAAASACAELRASGGDFNALPGRTEAMCTREYDPVVVTVDGVWQGKRVSYERTFSNECVKNAHGAAVFTF; via the coding sequence ATGCCGAACACCGCGCGCTGGGCAGCGACGATCACGCTGACGGCCACCGCCGTATGCGGACCCCTCACCGGGACCGCGCTCGCCGCCACCCCCTCGCCGAACTCCCTCTACGCCCCCTCCTCCCTGGTGCTCACGATGGGCCACGGCGAGATCAAGGCCGACGCCGCCCCCGAACGCGCGGTCACCCTGACCTGTGCGCCGACCGCCTCGGGGACCCACCCGGCCGCGGCGTCGGCCTGCGCCGAACTCCGGGCGTCCGGAGGGGACTTCAACGCCCTGCCAGGAAGAACCGAAGCCATGTGCACCCGCGAATACGATCCCGTCGTCGTCACGGTCGACGGCGTGTGGCAGGGCAAGCGGGTGTCCTATGAACGCACCTTCTCCAACGAGTGCGTGAAGAACGCCCACGGGGCGGCCGTCTTCACGTTCTAA
- a CDS encoding purine-cytosine permease family protein — translation MSQNSPATQPPSLTEVEPYGVERIPDADRSASPLDLFRLAFGGANTFSTCVLGAFPILFGLSFWQGLAATLLGVLAGALILCPMAVFGPVNGTNNAVSSSAHLGVHGRVVGSFLSLLTAVAFFSISVWSSGDALVGGAHRLFGLSRSDLSYVVAYALFAVLVLAVCVYGFRFMLFVNKVAVTSATLLFLLGAVAFAGDFDASYAGIFTASADAATQDLFWPSFIGSALIVLSNPVSFGAFLGDWSRYIPASTPRRRVIGAAFLSQIATLLPFVFGLGTASIIAAKAPEYVDPAAPNFVGGLLAISPSWFFLPVCLLALIGGMATGTTALYGTGLDFSSVFPRLSRVQATVLVGVLSIAFIFVGRFGFDLVQSISTFATMIITCTTPWMVVMMLGFFTRRGWYDPDALQVFNRRQRGGRYWFAHGWNWRGMTAWWVSAVIGVLFTNIPGQFVGPLGDLAGGVDIGLPISLAVSAVLFLSLLWFFPEPRAAYGPEGARLVRTVDVPVPPITGPGSGATEKRPVLATEGP, via the coding sequence TTGTCCCAGAACTCCCCCGCCACGCAGCCGCCGTCGCTCACCGAGGTCGAGCCCTACGGCGTCGAGCGGATCCCCGACGCGGACCGCTCCGCGAGCCCGCTCGACCTCTTCCGGCTCGCCTTCGGCGGGGCCAACACCTTCTCCACGTGCGTACTCGGCGCCTTCCCGATCCTCTTCGGCCTCTCCTTCTGGCAGGGGCTCGCGGCCACGCTCCTCGGAGTGCTCGCGGGTGCGCTGATCCTGTGTCCGATGGCGGTCTTCGGGCCGGTCAACGGCACGAACAACGCCGTCTCCTCCTCCGCCCACCTGGGTGTGCACGGCCGGGTCGTCGGTTCGTTCCTTTCCCTGCTCACCGCGGTCGCGTTCTTCTCCATCTCGGTGTGGAGCTCGGGCGACGCCCTGGTCGGCGGTGCGCACCGGCTCTTCGGCCTGAGCCGCAGCGACCTGTCGTACGTCGTCGCGTACGCGCTGTTCGCCGTTCTGGTGCTCGCGGTGTGCGTGTACGGGTTCCGTTTCATGCTGTTCGTCAACAAGGTCGCGGTGACCTCGGCGACCCTGCTGTTCCTGCTCGGCGCGGTGGCGTTCGCCGGGGACTTCGACGCCTCGTACGCGGGGATCTTCACGGCGTCGGCCGACGCGGCGACACAGGATCTGTTCTGGCCGTCGTTCATCGGCTCCGCGCTGATCGTGCTGTCGAACCCGGTGTCCTTCGGGGCCTTCCTCGGCGACTGGTCGCGCTACATCCCGGCGAGCACTCCGCGCCGCAGGGTGATCGGCGCCGCGTTCCTGTCGCAGATCGCGACCCTGCTGCCGTTCGTTTTCGGCCTCGGAACCGCGAGCATCATCGCGGCGAAGGCACCGGAATACGTCGACCCCGCGGCCCCGAACTTCGTGGGCGGGCTGCTGGCCATCTCGCCGAGCTGGTTCTTCCTGCCGGTGTGTCTGCTCGCGCTGATCGGCGGCATGGCGACGGGCACGACCGCGCTGTACGGGACCGGGCTCGACTTCTCCTCCGTGTTCCCCCGGCTGTCCCGGGTGCAGGCGACGGTGCTGGTGGGCGTGCTGTCCATCGCGTTCATCTTCGTCGGGCGCTTCGGCTTCGACCTCGTACAGAGCATCTCGACGTTCGCCACGATGATCATCACGTGTACGACGCCGTGGATGGTCGTGATGATGCTGGGCTTCTTCACCCGGCGCGGCTGGTACGACCCCGACGCGCTCCAGGTCTTCAACCGGCGCCAGCGGGGCGGCCGTTACTGGTTCGCGCACGGCTGGAACTGGCGCGGGATGACCGCCTGGTGGGTCTCCGCCGTCATCGGCGTCCTCTTCACGAACATCCCCGGCCAGTTCGTGGGCCCGCTCGGTGACCTGGCCGGCGGGGTCGACATCGGCCTGCCGATCTCCCTGGCGGTCTCCGCCGTGCTGTTCCTGTCGCTGCTGTGGTTCTTCCCCGAACCGCGGGCGGCGTACGGACCGGAGGGCGCCCGCCTGGTGCGTACCGTCGATGTACCGGTACCACCGATCACCGGACCGGGCAGCGGGGCCACCGAGAAGCGACCGGTACTGGCCACCGAGGGCCCGTGA
- a CDS encoding lactate 2-monooxygenase yields the protein MTKHWADFQYEIYLNGMTGAVPRLPTDLTRLEELAEQRLEPGPVGYVAGSAGNGSTARANRAALERRRIVPRMLRDVHERDLSVEVLGRPLPAPLALAPVGVLSIMHPEAESAAARAAAAQGVPYILSSASSTPMEQVAEAMGDAERWFQLYWAKDREVTKSFLNRAKAAGFTTLFVTLDTPLLAWRPRDLDLAYLPFLHGIGTANYFSDPAFQAGLAKPVDEDPNAAVMHFVGMFADPAKTWPDLEFLRENWDGPIVLKGILHPDDARRAVTAGMDGVVVSNHGGRQVAGSVGAADALPRVVEAAGDRLTVLFDGGIRTGDDIFKALALGAEAVLVGRPYAYGLGLDGQAGVEHVIRCLLAELDLTLALSGHAGPATLSADDLEEETA from the coding sequence ATGACGAAGCACTGGGCGGACTTCCAGTACGAGATCTATCTGAACGGCATGACGGGCGCGGTGCCCCGGCTGCCCACCGATCTGACCCGGCTGGAGGAGCTGGCCGAGCAGCGGCTCGAACCCGGTCCGGTCGGCTATGTGGCGGGCAGCGCGGGCAACGGCAGTACGGCACGGGCGAACCGGGCCGCGCTCGAACGCCGCCGGATCGTGCCCCGCATGCTGCGCGATGTGCACGAACGTGATCTGTCCGTCGAGGTGCTGGGCCGCCCGCTGCCCGCTCCCCTCGCCCTCGCGCCGGTCGGCGTCCTGTCGATCATGCACCCGGAGGCCGAGTCGGCCGCCGCCCGGGCCGCCGCGGCGCAGGGTGTGCCGTACATCCTGTCGTCGGCGTCCAGCACCCCGATGGAGCAGGTCGCGGAGGCGATGGGTGACGCCGAGCGCTGGTTCCAGCTGTACTGGGCGAAGGACCGCGAGGTCACGAAGAGCTTCCTGAACCGGGCGAAGGCGGCCGGATTCACGACGCTGTTCGTCACACTGGACACGCCGTTGCTCGCCTGGCGGCCGCGCGACCTGGACCTGGCGTATCTGCCGTTCCTGCACGGGATCGGCACGGCCAACTACTTCTCCGACCCGGCGTTCCAGGCGGGTCTGGCCAAGCCGGTGGACGAGGATCCGAACGCGGCGGTCATGCACTTCGTCGGGATGTTCGCCGATCCCGCGAAGACCTGGCCCGATCTGGAGTTCCTGCGCGAGAACTGGGACGGCCCCATCGTCCTCAAGGGCATCCTGCACCCGGACGACGCCCGCCGGGCCGTCACCGCCGGGATGGACGGGGTGGTCGTCTCCAACCACGGCGGCCGCCAGGTGGCCGGCTCCGTCGGCGCCGCCGACGCGCTGCCCCGGGTGGTCGAGGCGGCCGGTGACCGGCTGACCGTCCTCTTCGACGGCGGGATCCGCACGGGCGACGACATCTTCAAGGCACTCGCACTGGGCGCCGAGGCGGTACTCGTCGGACGTCCGTACGCGTATGGGCTCGGCCTCGACGGCCAGGCGGGGGTGGAGCACGTCATCCGCTGTCTGCTCGCCGAACTCGACCTCACCCTCGCACTGTCCGGTCACGCGGGCCCGGCGACGCTGAGCGCCGACGACCTCGAAGAGGAGACCGCATGA
- a CDS encoding 2-hydroxyacid dehydrogenase, with translation MTGDSPTSVPTSVPDSAPAAGKNVLAVISPHVGGRSGGAGLATLFPKEARVTVVESADEDPAALREAHVVITGLAPVTARHLAAAPELELIQCASHGFDYVDLEAARARNIPVCTIGSSGAEKQNVAEQTFALMLALAKQLIPAHTALVDADWALPRLQRSITELSGKTLGVIGLGHIGQEVARRAVAFDMTVLYAGPRSVGPETEARLGGARHVGLDELLRASDYVTLHAPLNDTTRHLLDADRLALLRPTAFVVNTARGALIDQDALADALESGALAGAGIDVFDPEPPTPALRLLKAPNVVLSPHVAGVTRETLVRIALAAVQNVTGFLAGEPPRDVVS, from the coding sequence ATGACCGGCGACTCCCCCACCTCTGTCCCCACCTCTGTCCCCGACTCTGCTCCCGCCGCTGGAAAGAACGTCCTGGCCGTCATCTCGCCGCACGTGGGCGGCCGTTCAGGTGGAGCCGGACTCGCCACGTTGTTCCCGAAGGAGGCCCGTGTCACCGTCGTCGAGTCGGCCGACGAGGACCCGGCCGCGCTGCGCGAGGCGCACGTCGTCATCACCGGGCTCGCCCCCGTCACCGCCCGGCACCTGGCCGCCGCACCGGAGTTGGAGCTGATCCAGTGCGCCAGCCACGGCTTCGACTACGTGGACCTCGAAGCGGCCCGCGCGCGGAACATCCCCGTGTGCACCATCGGCTCCAGCGGCGCCGAGAAGCAGAACGTCGCCGAGCAGACCTTCGCCCTGATGCTCGCCCTCGCCAAGCAGCTGATCCCCGCGCACACCGCGCTCGTCGACGCCGACTGGGCGCTGCCGCGGCTCCAGCGGTCCATCACCGAACTGTCCGGCAAGACCCTCGGGGTGATCGGACTCGGCCACATCGGCCAGGAGGTCGCCCGCCGCGCGGTCGCCTTCGACATGACCGTCCTGTACGCCGGACCGCGTTCCGTAGGACCGGAGACCGAGGCACGGCTCGGCGGCGCCCGCCACGTCGGCCTCGACGAGCTGCTGCGCGCGTCGGACTACGTCACGCTGCACGCGCCGCTCAACGACACGACCCGGCATCTCCTCGACGCCGACAGGCTCGCGCTGCTCAGGCCGACCGCGTTCGTCGTCAACACCGCGCGGGGCGCGCTGATCGACCAGGACGCCCTCGCGGACGCGCTGGAGTCGGGTGCCCTGGCCGGGGCGGGCATCGACGTCTTCGACCCCGAACCTCCCACACCGGCCCTGCGGCTGCTCAAGGCCCCGAACGTGGTGCTCTCGCCGCACGTCGCGGGCGTCACCCGCGAGACCCTCGTACGGATCGCGCTGGCCGCCGTCCAGAACGTCACCGGGTTCCTGGCGGGCGAACCACCCCGGGACGTCGTCTCCTAG